Proteins from one Ipomoea triloba cultivar NCNSP0323 chromosome 1, ASM357664v1 genomic window:
- the LOC116025017 gene encoding nicotianamine synthase-like has product MNNQQVVEVVLELYHQISRLESLKPSKDVNTLFTKLVTTCLADHQAPIDVSKLCSDIQEMRSHLIRLCGEAEALLETHYSAHLACLENPLQNLHLFPYFENYIKLSHLEFTLLSQNLTNKSPTRLAFVGSGPMPLTSIILAMDHFPHAHFHNYDIDPIANALASRLVGSHPGLSPRMFFHTSDIMHVTSALKDYEVVFLAALVGMDDKEEKGCIIRHLSTYMAPGALLVIRSAHGARAFLYPVVDHSHLRGFQILTVHHPVDEVVNSVIVARKKIK; this is encoded by the coding sequence ATGAACAACCAGCAAGTAGTTGAAGTAGTGTTGGAACTATACCACCAAATTTCAAGATTGGAGAGCCTGAAACCCTCCAAAGATGTGAACACGTTGTTCACAAAGCTAGTCACCACATGCCTAGCAGATCATCAGGCACCCATTGATGTGTCCAAACTCTGCTCTGATATCCAAGAGATGAGATCCCATCTAATTAGGCTATGTGGAGAAGCCGAAGCCCTTCTGGAGACCCATTACTCCGCCCATCTCGCCTGCCTTGAAAACCCACTCCAAAACCTTCACCTCTTCCCCTATTTTGAAAACTACATCAAACTCTCCCACTTAGAGTTCACCCTTCTGAGCCAAAACCTCACCAACAAATCCCCAACCCGCCTCGCCTTCGTCGGCTCCGGCCCCATGCCCCTAACCTCCATCATCCTCGCCATGGATCACTTCCCCCACGCCCACTTCCACAACTACGACATTGACCCCATTGCCAACGCCTTGGCCTCCCGCTTGGTGGGCTCCCATCCTGGCCTCTCTCCCAGGATGTTTTTCCACACCTCGGATATCATGCACGTTACGTCTGCTCTCAAGGACTACGAGGTTGTTTTCCTGGCCGCGCTGGTGGGCATGGATGATAAGGAGGAAAAGGGATGCATTATTCGTCATCTAAGTACGTATATGGCTCCCGGAGCGTTACTGGTGATCAGAAGTGCGCATGGGGCCCGCGCTTTCCTGTACCCTGTGGTGGATCATTCACATCTTCGGGGATTTCAGATTCTCACGGTGCATCATCCGGTGGATGAGGTTGTTAACTCCGTCATTGTGGCCaggaagaaaattaaataa
- the LOC116033207 gene encoding exonuclease DPD1, chloroplastic/mitochondrial, producing the protein MFSPLIISPQCRVYTLACSWWQGFHHFSKSGRVSFRFKVLASHKYGPDSRYNRAENRRSRSTLTTQYKGKAKDSLCTKTTFRHEISDQINISKVDAYKSEITELETIEYHDIRQKIVENKELAKLVTLIVFDIETTGFSRENDRIIEIALRDLGGGENSTFQTLVNPGRDVLNEHIHGISTQMVRRAAVPRMEDLIPILLQYVRSRQKAGGYVVWIAHNARTFDVPFLISELRRCSYSIPSNWLFIDTLPLAREAMKKYGGGSKVKLQAMGEHYKIPLDGSAHRAMSDVNLLTLVFQTLSFELKLTLSELVGQHSVWFSEVGNSKKKKNNSSKL; encoded by the exons ATGTTCTCCCCACTTATAATATCTCCTCAATGTAGAGTTTATACCTTAGCCTGTTCTTGGTGGCAAGGTTTCCATCATTTCAGTAAGAGTGGCAGGGTTAGTTTTAGATTCAAGGTTCTTGCTTCTCATAAATATGGACCAGACAGTAGATATAATAGGGCTGAGAATAGAAGATCCAGATCCACCCTAACTACCCAATACAAAGGAAAAGCGAAGGATAGTTTATGCACCAAAACAACTTTTAGACATGAGATATCAGATCAAATTAATATATCTAAGGTAGATGCATATAAATCAGAAATAACTGAACTTGAAACAATTGAATACCATGATATTCGGCAAAAGATTGTTGAAAACAAAGAATTGGCTAAACTTGTAACTTTGATTGTTTTTGATATTGAGACCACTGGGTTTAGCAGAGAAAATGATCGGATTATTGAGATTGCATTAAGGGACCTTGGTGGAGGTGAAAATAGTACTTTTCAGACTCTTGTCAATCCTGGACGTGATGTGCTTAATGAACATATCCATGGGATTTCAACACAAATGGTAAGAAGAGCTGCTGTCCCCAG GATGGAGGACCTAATTCCCATCTTGTTGCAATATGTAAGAAGCCGGCAGAAAGCTGGTGGATATGTAGTGTGGATCGCTCACAATGCTCGCACTTTCGATGTTCCTTTTCTAATCAGTGAACTTAGACGATGTTCTTACTCAATTCCTTCAAACTGGCTGTTTATTGACACTCTCCCTCTGGCTCGTGAAGCGATGAAGAAATATGGAG GAGGATCAAAAGTAAAATTGCAAGCCATGGGGGAACACTACAAGATCCCATTAGATGGGAGTGCACATAGAGCGATGTCAGACGTGAACTTGTTGACATTGGTTTTCCAAACCCTGAGTTTTGAGCTGAAACTCACGTTATCTGAGCTTGTTGGACAGCATTCAGTTTGGTTCTCAGAAGTAGGCAAttcaaaaaagaagaagaacaattCATCTAAATTgtga